A genomic region of Puniceicoccaceae bacterium contains the following coding sequences:
- the cdd gene encoding cytidine deaminase, producing the protein MDSTSLKLAYEAARKVRENAHAPYSEFKVGAAIKLRNQPELVTGCNVENASYGLTICAERNAFFHAIARYREIDPEFIVIVTDSDPPSPPCGLCLQAMAEFCQPSFKLYLANLGGIQQQMELRDLLPKPFHLKFWSVKT; encoded by the coding sequence ATGGATTCCACCAGCCTGAAACTTGCTTATGAAGCCGCCCGAAAAGTGCGGGAAAATGCCCACGCTCCCTACTCCGAATTCAAGGTCGGAGCCGCCATCAAACTGCGCAATCAGCCGGAGCTGGTCACCGGCTGCAACGTCGAAAATGCCAGCTATGGGCTGACCATCTGTGCCGAGCGCAATGCCTTCTTTCACGCCATTGCCCGCTACCGGGAAATCGACCCCGAATTCATTGTCATCGTCACCGATTCCGATCCGCCCTCACCGCCCTGTGGACTCTGCCTACAGGCGATGGCAGAGTTCTGCCAGCCCAGTTTCAAGCTCTACCTGGCCAATTTGGGTGGTATTCAGCAACAAATGGAATTGCGGGATCTGCTGCCCAAGCCTTTTCACCTCAAATTCTGGAGCGT
- the aroQ gene encoding type II 3-dehydroquinate dehydratase translates to MSKRILVLNGPNLGRLGLREPEIYGSTTLAQLEQELVEAGSRLGVSVVCFQSNHEGVLIDRIESAVKEGFQGCILNAAGLTHTSIALMDAIKASQIPTVEVHISQIYQRESFRHHTLTGKACVAVITGMGLQGYHYALDFLSR, encoded by the coding sequence ATGAGTAAGCGCATCCTCGTCCTGAACGGCCCCAATCTTGGACGGCTCGGCCTGAGAGAACCGGAAATCTACGGCAGCACCACACTGGCTCAGCTCGAACAGGAGCTCGTGGAGGCGGGTTCGCGCCTCGGCGTCAGTGTTGTATGCTTTCAATCCAACCACGAAGGCGTTCTGATTGATCGCATTGAATCTGCAGTCAAGGAAGGCTTCCAGGGCTGCATCCTCAACGCTGCCGGACTCACCCACACGAGCATCGCGCTCATGGATGCCATCAAGGCCAGCCAGATCCCAACCGTGGAAGTGCACATTTCGCAGATTTATCAGCGCGAATCGTTCCGCCATCACACGCTCACCGGGAAGGCCTGCGTTGCTGTCATCACAGGCATGGGTCTGCAGGGTTATCACTACGCGCTGGACTTCCTCAGCCGCTGA